In Vibrio diazotrophicus, the following proteins share a genomic window:
- a CDS encoding succinate dehydrogenase iron-sulfur subunit, which produces MKLNFSLYRYNPDVDNKPYMKEYVLEVEEGSDMMVLDALILLKEQDPTIAFRRSCREGVCGSDGLNMNGKNGLACITPLSALKGSKIVIRPLPGLPVVRDLIVDMTQFYDNYAKVKPFLISEGDLPPSRENLQSPEERAHLDGLYECIMCACCTTSCPSFWWNPDKFIGPAGLLAAYRWLIDSRDTATDERLSNLDDAFSVFRCHGIMNCVSVCPKGLNPTKAIGHIKSMLINRSV; this is translated from the coding sequence ATGAAATTGAACTTCTCTTTGTATCGTTACAACCCGGATGTAGACAACAAGCCGTATATGAAAGAGTATGTGCTTGAGGTTGAAGAAGGCTCGGATATGATGGTTCTTGATGCACTGATTTTGCTGAAAGAACAAGATCCTACAATCGCATTCCGTCGTTCATGTCGTGAAGGTGTTTGTGGTTCCGATGGTTTAAACATGAATGGTAAAAACGGTCTGGCATGTATCACGCCTTTATCTGCACTTAAAGGCAGTAAAATTGTGATTCGTCCACTACCTGGTTTGCCAGTTGTTCGTGACTTGATCGTTGATATGACCCAGTTCTATGACAACTACGCAAAAGTGAAACCGTTCCTGATCTCTGAAGGTGATTTACCTCCTTCACGTGAAAACTTACAGTCTCCTGAAGAGCGCGCGCATTTAGATGGTCTGTACGAATGTATCATGTGTGCATGTTGTACAACTTCATGTCCTTCGTTCTGGTGGAATCCTGATAAGTTTATTGGTCCTGCAGGTCTTTTAGCTGCTTATCGATGGTTAATTGATAGTCGTGACACTGCGACAGATGAACGCTTATCTAATCTTGATGATGCATTTAGCGTTTTTCGTTGCCATGGCATCATGAATTGTGTAAGTGTCTGTCCTAAAGGGTTAAATCCGACGAAAGCAATCGGCCATATTAAATCAATGCTGATTAATCGTTCTGTTTAA